CCCAACGCGTTCTGGTACGTCTCCGGCTGGGGTGTGCCGTGGTTCGACAAGCCACCCTCGTTCCGGGGTTACGAGCTCAGCACCGTGCTGCTGGGCATCGCAGCGATCGCCCTGATCGTGGCGTTCATCGAGCATCTGCGCATCGACGAGCACCGACCCCGCGTGGTCAAGGCGGCCATGCGCGACAAGAACGGCCGGACCGGGATGGAAAAACGCAGCCGCGCACTGCGTCTCGGAACGGCGCCGCTGTCGATGATCTGTGCGCTGCTGGTGATCGGCGAGGTCGCGACCTTCGGCAAGGTGATCCAGGAGCAATGGGGCAGTTACAGCCTCGGTGGGGACAACATCAAGCAACTGCTCGGCCAGAGCTGCGGCCTGTCCGACTACGTCTATGTCGAGAAGAACCCGCTGGCCGGGATGCTGCAGGTATCGGAGCAACAGCCCAGCAACCCCGTGCCGGACGGTTACGTCCCGGACCGCAACGCCCGCGAGGAATCGCCCGCCGAATACCTGGGCGCCAAGATGCAGGGCTTCCGCCGCAGCGGTCTGCCCCCCGGAGACGGTTCGGACCCCTTCGAAAAGGACTGGCAGCCGCCGTATGACTTCGGTACCGATGACGCACCGGTCTGGGGCAGCTACGATCCGCGAGGCCTGGCCACGGGCGAACTGCGCACGCAGTGGTACGACTTGCCCGATCGAGCGCAGCAGGGCCATGTTCCCGTCGTGCTCACCCTCGCCGGTGCGGAGACGGGCGCGAACTCACTGTTCGTCGAATTCGGCAAGCAGACCGAGCAGGGCTTCGAGGTCATGGAACGGCGGCCGGTGCTGAAGGGACCACCGCCGGGCTGGCGGGACGCGCGGATCAGCGTGACGCACAAGGCCACGGGTGCCGAGAAGATGCGTGTCGTGGCCATCGACCAGTCACTGGGTACCGATGGCTGGCTGGCCGTCAGCGCGCCACGCGCACCGCGGCTGACCAACATGACCGAGTTCATCGGCGACGCTCCCACGTTCGTGGAGTGGCCTGCTGCTTTCGTGTACCCGTGCCTGGAGGTGCCGAGCATCAGCAACGGCATCGCCGAGATGCCCCGGTTCCGCATCACGGCAGGCGGCGCCGTCCGCAGCGTCGGGCAGGGCTGGTCGTCCCCGGATGCGGGTGGCCCGTTCGGGTGGATGAGTGTCACGGCGAGCATGCGGGCCATGCCGACCTATCTCCGGGGCAATATTCACCGGGATTGGGGCACGCTGTACGCGGTGGACCCGTATGCCCCGAACGCGTTGCCCGCCGAGGCCGCGATGAGTGTGCGGTCGGAGACGCACTGGGGCACCTGGACGCCGGGGCCGGTGAGCCAGACGGTGCAGCTGCCCGGCGACGTGCCGAGCTCGGACGATCGCAACGACATCAAGGGCTTCGGTGACAGTGATGAGGACGAAGACGAGGCCAAGCAGTAACACGACCGGGTGGGATTTTTGCAGTTTCGCGCGAAACTGCAAAAATCCCACCCGCGCTGACTCACTCGCGGAAGACGGCCCACTTGAGCAGCACGAAGTTGAGCCCCGTGCCGAGTCCTTGGCCGACCACCCAGCAGATACTCCACCGAAGCTGGGCGCCGTAGGCCACCGCGAAGTCGGGCAAGGTGACGAACAGCAGCTGGTTCACACCGATGTTGACGAGGAACGTCGCGAGATAGACCACGGCGAACGCGCCCGCCTTGGCCTTGGTGTTACCCGTCCTCGCCCCGTAGAACGTCAACCTGCGGTTGGCGATGTAGGAGCACGAGGTCCCCAGGACGAAGGCCAGCGACCGTGCGAGCCAGTTCGGCCAACCGACGCCCAGCAGGAGCATGTACGAGCCGTAGTCGATCACGGCACAGACGCCGCCGATAAGACCGAAACGGATCAGCTGATGAAAGAGGCCGAGTCTTTTCACCTCGGGGTCGGCAGCGGATTCGGCCACGGCCACTGATTCACCTCAGACATCCGGCGACACGATCAAGGCGGAACCTACCCCCTCACATGACCAAGCAATTATATCGGCCACCGGAGTGAGGTACCGCGCACAGTCTTCACCCGCCCCGGCCGGGGGACATCACGTCGATAGACTCGGACGAGTGGGATCGGTTAAGGACGAGCTTCGGACGCTGACCGGCTGGGGACGCACCGCGCCGACCCGGGCACGGGTCATCAGCACGCCCGACGTCGAGGTAATCGCGCGCGCCGTCCGCGAAACCGGCGAGCGCGGCGTCATCGCACGCGGGCTCGGCCGCAGCTACGGCGACCCCGCGCAGAACGCGGGCGGCACCGTCATCGACATGACCGCACTCGACCGCGTGCACAAGATCGATGTGGACGAGGCCACCGTCGACGTCGACACCGGCGTGTCCCTCGACAC
This Haloactinomyces albus DNA region includes the following protein-coding sequences:
- a CDS encoding GtrA family protein yields the protein MAESAADPEVKRLGLFHQLIRFGLIGGVCAVIDYGSYMLLLGVGWPNWLARSLAFVLGTSCSYIANRRLTFYGARTGNTKAKAGAFAVVYLATFLVNIGVNQLLFVTLPDFAVAYGAQLRWSICWVVGQGLGTGLNFVLLKWAVFRE